A window from Argopecten irradians isolate NY chromosome 3, Ai_NY, whole genome shotgun sequence encodes these proteins:
- the LOC138320038 gene encoding mammalian ependymin-related protein 1-like: protein MRKLFVATVINILFGLFVCGKLSYPVPCRSPTQWEAQVYMQNVMMRYTEWRNLSYDAVNQREFRSAEVDVAAEHDHIDTLILWKERKMYEVNRLFQECTITNLTGVFRPRGVPMSNTTYEEGYAIGGQGIPGEYMTVYNFYTELPDGYLTSLVSHPSCFPIWDYHYTTDQGIQHTIYQGVTVGISDPSVFDIPQLCLK, encoded by the exons ATGAGGAAACTATTTGTTGCAACGGTGATCAACATtttatttggtttgtttgtCTGTGGAAAACTAAGCTATCCAGTTCCGTGTC GCTCACCAACACAATGGGAAGCCCAAGTATATATG CAAAACGTTATGATGAGATACACAGAGTGGCGTAACCTTAGTTACGATGCCGTTAACCAGAGGGAGTTCCGATCGGCGGAAGTTGACGTCGCAGCAGAACACGACCATATCGATACACTCATATTGTGGAAAGAG AGGAAAATGTACGAGGTGAACCGGCTCTTCCAGGAATGCACGATCACAAACCTTACCGGAGTGTTTAGACCCCGAGGGGTTCCGATGTCCAACACGACATATGAGGAGGGATATGCGATAGGAGGCCAGGGTATCCCCGGGGAATACATGACAGTTTATAACTTCTACACAGAATTACCAGACG GTTATCTGACCAGTCTAGTGTCCCATCCAAGTTGTTTTCCTATCTGGgactaccactacaccactgaTCAGGGAATCCAACACACCAT ATATCAAGGAGTGACTGTGGGTATTTCAGATCCTAGCGTGTTTGATATCCCACAGCTTTGCCTCAAATAG